The DNA sequence GCCGGCCGCGGTTCTCCACCGTGTTCGCCGCGGCGGTGGTGACCCTGGCCGCCCTGCTCGGCGCCGCGGCGATGCTGCTCGACGGGGCCTCGAACCGGTCGGCGGCCGGCACGACGGTGGTGACGGTACGACTGTGGGACGAACAGGTCGCGAACGCCTACCGGCAGTCGTTGGCCGCGTTCCACCGCACCCACCCCGAGATCGAGGTCCGCGTCAACGTTGTCGCCTACCGGACCTACTTCGACACGCTGCGCACCGATGTCGCCGGTGGCGGCGCCGACGACATCTTCTGGCTCTCCAACGCCTACCTGGCCGGCTACGCCGACAGCGGACGGCTGATGAAGATCGATGCGGCGGGCTCGAATTGGGAGCCGTCGGTGGTCACTCAGTTCACCCGTGACGGCACGCTATGGGGAGTCCCGCAACTGACCGACGCCGGGATCGCCGTGTACTACAACGCGAATCTGCTGGCCGCCGCCGGGATCGCGCCCGCACAGTTGGAGCAGCTGCGCTGGGATCCCCAAGGCGCGCGCGACACCCTGCGGCCGCTGCTAGCCCGACTCACCCGCGACAGCGCCGGACGCACCGCCAACTCCCCCGGCTTCGACCAGCGGCGCATCCGACAGTGGGGCTACAACGCCGCCAACGACCCGCAGGGCATCTACCTGAACTACATCGGCTCTGCCGGCGGAGTGTTCCAGCGCGGCGACGATTTCGCCTTCGACAACCCGGCAGCGATCGGCGCCTTCGGTTACCTGGTGCGGCTGATCAACGACGACCACGTGGCACCGCCGGCCTCTGAGACCAACACCAACGGCGACTTCTCCCGCAATCAGTTTTTGGCCGGCAAGATGGCGCTGTTTCAGTCCGGCACCTACAACCTGGCGGCCGTCGCTGAGCAGGCGGCGTTCTCCTGGGGGGTGGCGATGCTGCCCGCCGGGCCGGTCGGACGAGTCAGTGTCACCAACGGGATCGCCGCCGTCGGCAACGCCGCATCGCCGCGTCCCGCGGCGGTACGGAAGGTGCTGGCCTGGCTCGGCAGCCGCGACGGCAACGCCTACCTGGGGCGCCACGGGGCGGCGATACCGGCGGTGCTCAGCGCACAACGGGTCTACTTCGACTACTGGGCGCAGCGCGGGGTCGACGTCACACCCTTCTTCACGGTGCTCAACGGACCCCGCATCCCCGCCCCGGGCGGCGGTGCGGGCTTTGCCGCCGGAAACCAGGCCATCAAGCCCTATTTCGACGAGATGTTCCTCGGCCGCTCCGACGTTGACACTGCCCTACGCCAAGCGCAGGACGCCGCGAACGCGGCCGCACGCCGGTAGCTGCCCGCGAGATCGGGTCGACGCAGGAAAACTGCGAGTAGCTACCTGCGTGAGCGCGATCTCGCGGGGTATGCCGGATGTCCCTTCCATCCCCGTGACCACAAGGCGCTGGCTACCCGATCGATGACCCCGGCCGCGGTGTCCTCCTTGATCACCCTGTTGTTCAGCCAGCCGAGTTGAGGCAGCGCGCGTTCTCGGTAGTGGTCCTTGACGTAAGAGCTGCGGACGGTGCGGTGCACCTCGCCGTCGTACTCGGCGGCGACTTTGAACTCCTCCCAACCCATGTCCAGGACGGCGAATAGACGCCCGTTGACGTGCACTGGAATCTGCGTCTTCGGAACGGGAAACCCAGCGTCGATGAGAAAGAGGCGGAGCCAGGATTCCTTTAGCGACTCCGCTCCCCTGTCCACCAGCGGCATCAGCTTTCGAAGTTGCTTCAGGCCCCTTGCACCGGGATAGCGCTGGGCCAGGCCCAGCACATCGTCCACGCAGAATTGCGTCGCCCGCGCTAAGGCATCGAGACGAGCCAAGGCTTCTCCCCGCGGCAGATGACGAGCCAGATCGAACGCGGTGCGTGCGGCGGTGGTGACGGTGAGCCCCTCGATGATGCTGGCCTCATCATCGCCTAGCCGTTCATTGCGCACGATGACCCCGCGTGGAGACGGCGCCTTTCGGCTCAGTAGCTCGATGGGGATATCGGCGTCCACCCACTCCGCTCCGTGTAGCGCGGATGCGGCGACGCCGGCGATCACAGCGCCCCGTCTAGACCAGAGCCACGCTCCGACGATCCTGTCGTGCAAGGTCACCTGCTGGAACTTCGGAAAGTACACATCAGGGTGAAGTCGACGGAACCAGCGCGTTAGCCCGTGCCTAGTCACCGCGCCGACCGCGAGGGCCTCACTGCCGATGAAGACGCCCTTCATACCCGCGAGGATGCGTGCCGGATCGGCCATCCGCACTTCACCCGGCCGCGAAATCGAATTCACGCAGCAAAACTGCGAGTGGCTACCTGCGTGAGCGGGATCTCGCGGCCGTCAGGGCGTTGTCAACACGGTCAGTTCAACAGCCACTGCCGCACCGCACATCACGACCACCACCGCCAGGGCAACCAGGTCGGACAGACCGGGCCGCGACGGCGACGCGGAAATCTGGCCGATGCCACCACGAGCGGTGATCGCGTCCCCCATCTCGTCGGCCCGGCGAAGAGTCACGGTGATGGCCGCAGTCATCAGATCGACGGCCTCGCGTGCCCAATGGCGCCGGCGTTGCCGCCGGGTCCGCGGCCGGAACCGGGGCCGCAGGCGCCGCGCGGCGTAGAGCACCCGGAACTCATCGACCAGCATCGGGAAGGCACGCAGTGCCAGCGCCAGCGCCACCGCCCACTCGTCGACGGGAATGCGAAGCAGCCGCAGCGGTCGACCCAGCGTGGCCACCGCGGGAGCGATCTCCGCGACATTGGTGGTCCACGACACCATCGCGCCCAGCCCCAACAACACAATCGACAACGCGGTGATCCGCAGGAAGTACAACAGCCCACCCAGCCCAGCCGGGTCGCCGCCGGACATGGCCGCAGTCCCGCCGCCGATCAACAGCAATACCCACAGCCAGCGGGGTACCGAGGGCAACGCACCCCGAGGGATGCGAGCAATCCTGGCCGCGCCGAAGACCAGCAGTGCCACCGCACCGATCGTCGCCCAGCCGGGATAGAAGGTCAGCAGCACCGAGATGCCGAAAACCACGATCAACTTTGTGCCAGCCCACAGTCGGTGCATCGCGGAGTCGCCGGGAACCGGCCGCAGCAAAACCACCGGCCGAGGGGCGCTACGCGCCTCCCCCGTCACGCCGCACCTGCCGGCGCCGGCACCAGTACACCGTTGTGCAGGTGCAGAGTCCGCGGGCACAAGTCGCCCAGGCCGGCGAAATCGTGCGAAATGACCACCACCGTCAGACCACTCTCCCGCCGCAGATCCTCCAGCAGTCGCAACAAGCCTTCCCGGCTGGCGGCGTCGAGGCCCGCCAGCGGCTCGTCGAGGATCAATGCCCGCGGCGACCGGGCCAGCAGGCCGGCCAGCACCAGCCGGCGCATCTGGCCGCCGCTGAGCTGGTCGATGCGCCGTCCGGCGAGCGCCGCGTCCAAGCCGACGGCGGCCAGCGCGGCGCTGACTTTGGCGTGGTCACGCGGTGAAAAACCCGCAGCCGAAGCCACTTCCCGACCGACGTAGCTACGCATCAGCTGCAGCCGAGCCGCCTGGAACGACAGAGCGACAGCTCCGACCTGCTGGTCGGCGGGCCGGCCCCCGAGCAGGCAACGGCCGGTGGTCGGCGTCGTCAGGCCGGCCATGATCCAGGCCAGGGTGGACTTGCCCGAACCATTGCCGCCGTGGATCAACAAGCCGTCGCCTTCGTCGACGCTGAAGCTGATGTCCCGCAGAGCGGTCTTGGCCCACGGCGTGCCGCTGGCGTATTCGTGCCCCACGCCGGACAACTCGAGCACCGGCGTGCGCTCGTGTCCCGGTGCGCCGCCGCCGGACGCAGCGGGGACCTCGGCGGTCTCCACCATGGCGGTGTTGTCGCGGGACCCGGACAAGTCGATGGTCCGGTCGGCGCTGCCGGCCTCGTCGTTGTAGTGGGTGATGTGCACCAAGGAGGTGCAGCGCCGGTCAGAGCGCCCGGCCAGCTTCGACAACAACCCCAACAGCGCCTCGCGTCCTTGCGGGTCGACCATGCTGGTGACCTCGTCGGCGATCAACAGTGCGGGTTCGCGCGCCAGCGCCGCCGCAACCGCCAGCCGCTGCAGCTCCCCGCCGGACAGGCTGCCGGTGTCGCGCTCGGCGAAGCCCGCCAGGCCGACCTCGCCGAGCAGCCGCTCGACGTCGGTGCTGGTCCCCGGCGGCAGGCCCCACACCACGTCGTCGGCGACCCGGGTGCCCAGCACCTGGCTCTCCGGATGCTGCATGACCACCGCGGTGCCCCCGGGCGCCCCAAGCCCCACCGCGCCGGGGCGCTCAACGGTGCCCGCCGTGGGGGCCCGCCCGGCCAGCAGCAGCATCAAGGTGGTCTTGCCCGACCCGTTGGCGCCGGTGATCGCGACGTGCTCACCAGCGACGACTTCCAGGCTTACCGGCCCGAGGGCGTCATGGTCGGACTGCGGATAACGGAACCGCACCTGATCCAGCCGGACGGGGACCGGCGCTACCGGACCGCTCTCGGCCAGAAGGTCCAGTTTGTGCACATCGGGCACCCCGCGGAGTCGGTGCAGCACTCGCGACAACGCCCACCACCCCAGCAGCGAGACGATCATGACGCCGATAGTCATCTGGGCCAGGATGAGCCACTGCCAATAGTGCAGCAGCGCACCGAGAAATCCATTCAGATCCTGGGCTGCTCGCTGGAATTCCGGCAGCGGAATACGCGCCACAGCGGCCGCAACCCCGTGCACATTGGCGGTGATCGCATCGAAGATCAGGTGGCGCAGCCGGGACAACACCGTCAGCGCCAGCACCATAGCGGTGCCGAAGACGGCGCCGGCCACCGCGGAGGCCGCGACCACGGTGGGCAGGCCGCGGCGATGGCGCTTGATGACGCCGGTCAAGCCGCCGATGTAGGCGCTGTTGACCACAGTCATGAAGCCGCCCATGCCGGCGATCAGAAACGCGATGGTCGCGGCGGCGACGGTGGCGGCGATCAACACGCGAATCCGGTAGCGGTAGGCCAACAGCCCCATCGGCACCGTGCCGAGCAGCGCCAAACCAGCGGCGAAGGGCACCACAACCGCGATGATCGCCGTCGCCGCGCACAGCGCCGCCATCACAGCGGCCTGCGCAATCTCGAAGGACTGCATCGACCGCGCCCGGACTCGGTTGATGCCCTGGCCGGTCTTGGTCACCCGTCGATTCTGCCAGTCGCTCGGACTGCCCCACGCGGAGCGGACCGAGCTGGTCCACTTTCGTTCACGCATGTGAAATACTTGCCCGATGGTAGCCCCCGCCCAAGCCAGCCTTGGAGCCGATTTGCTCAGCGTTGTCTCGCGGCTCAACCGGCTCGCTACCCAACGAGTCGCGCTGCCCATTCCGGGGGCACAGGCTCGACTGCTGTCCACTATCGAGGACCTGGACGTGGCCCGGATCTCCGACCTGGCCGCGGTAGACCACTGCTCCCAGCCGACGATGACCACCCAGGTGCGCCGACTCGAGGACGCCGGCCTGACCACCCGCACCCCCGACCCGCTCGACGCCCGAGCCGTCTTGATCCGAATCACCGACAAGGGCGTCGAGACCATGGCGCGGGTCCGTCAGGACCGGGCGGCGGCGCTGGACCCCGAACTGGACCGGCTTTCTGCCGAAGACCGCCGGACACTTGCCGACGCGGTCGAGGTGCTGCAGCGATTCCTGGCCGAAGCCGGCCCGACCCGACCGGTCCGCTAACGGCGCCATTGGGCCGCGCCGATTGCAAGCGCGGCGAAGCCGGGCGAAGCGGGTCGGCGCCATCGGGCACCGCCGATCGCAAGCGCGGCGAAGCCGGGCGAAGCGGGTCGGCGCCATCGGGCACCGCGCCGATCGCAAGCGCGGCGAAGCCGGGCGAAGCGGGTCGGCGCCATCGGGCACCGCCGATCGCAAGCGCGGCGAAGCCGGGCGAAGCGGGTCGGCGCCATCGGGCACCGCGCCGATCGCAAGCGCGGCGAAGCCGGGCGAAGCGGGTCGGCGCCATCGGGCACCGCCGATCGATCTAGCAGCCGCAATTCGGCTGAGAAGTTTCCAGCTTGAGCGCCTTTTCGAATATGCTCAACAGCGGCATCGGCCCGAAGCGATCCTAGGCCTCCTGCGGCCCTCGCGGCTCGCCCTCTGGGCTGCCGGTCTTCGGGGGAAGGACATCGTGGCGGATAGATTGGCGCTGGTCACCTCAATCGCCGCCCAACTGATGGCCACCACACCATCAACGGCTGCCGCGGTCAGTGAACGTGTGCTGCAGACTTTGGTCGAGCAACTCAACGTCGACGCCGGATTCCTACGCCACAACGACCATGAGATCAGGGCCTCCAAGCTGGTGGCCGAATGGCCGCCGCGCCTGGACACCCCGGAGCCCGACCCTTTGGCGGTCGTATCCTTCACCACCGCCGATCCGGTCTTCACCACCTGTGCGCACGGCAAGCGGGTGGCCGTCATCCGGCCGGAGGCCGACGAGTCCGGCTATGTGCGCCAGATGTCGATGGACCATGCCATCGAATCGCTGTCGGTGGCCACCGCGCCGCTGATCTCCGGACCGGTGACCATCGGGATGCTGGGCCTGGTCAAGTTCCGCCGACCCAAGTGGCGACCTGAAGAACTCAACACGATCGAGGCGATCGCGTCGCTGTTCGCGCAGCTGCAGGCGCGTGTCGCGGCCGAGGAGCGGCTGCGTTATCTGGCCGACCACGACGACCTGACCGGCCTGCACAATCGTCGCGCGCTGGTGGCCCATCTGTCCGAGCGCCTGGTCGCCGGCAACCCCGGCCCGGTCGGCGTCTTCTACATCGACCTCGACCGGCTCAAGCCGATCAACGACTATCTCGGTCACGCCGCCGGCGACTGGTTCATCCAGGACTTCGCCCGCCGGCTGCGTGCGTACGCCGGAAACCGGACCATGGCGGCCCGGATCGGCGGGGACGAATTCGTCGTCATCCCGGACTGGCCGATGTCGATGGCCAGCGCCGAGACGTTCGCCGACCGGCTGCAGGGCGCGCTGCGCGAGCGGGTGGAGATCCAGGGCCACACGGTCAACAGCACGGTCAGCGTGGGCGTGACGGTCGGTCTGCCCGGGGAAGACACCAGCGCCGGTCTGCTGCACCGCGCCGACGAGGCCGTCCTGGCCGCGAAACGCGGCGGCGGCAACCAGACCGTCAGCTCCACCGACGACATGTCCTTGAAGAGTTTGTTCCGCAAGGACATCGAACTGCACATGCAGGGCAAGATCGACGACGAGTCGTTGTTGCTGTACTACCAACCCGAGGTCGATCTGTGGAGCGGCGCCATCGTCGCGGTGGAGGCGTTGGTCCGCTGGCGGCACCCCACCCGCGGGTTGCTGTTGCCGAGTTCGTTCATCAGCATCGCCGAATCCGCCAACCTGGCCGATGATCTGGGCCGGTGGGTGATGCGCACCGCGTGCGCAGAATTCAGCCAATGGCAGACCAACGGCGTCCGCACCAACGCCACCCTGCGCGTCAATGTCTCGCCGGTCCAGTTGGCCGCCCGCGGTTTCGTCCAGAACGTGGTGGAAACCATCAACGAATTCGGACTACGCCCCGGTTCGCTCTGCCTGGAGATCACCGAGCGGGCGGTGGTGCAGAACATCGAAAACACCCGTCGTACCCTGGCGGAACTGCGCGAAGCCGGGGTGCAAATCGCGATCGACGACTTCGGGACGGGTTACGCGGTCTTGTCACACTTGAAGGATCTGCCGGTCGACACTCTGAAGATCGATACCGTGTTCGTGCGCGAATTGGGCGTCAATCCGGGCGATCTCGCAATTGTC is a window from the Mycobacterium sp. SVM_VP21 genome containing:
- a CDS encoding MarR family transcriptional regulator, encoding MVAPAQASLGADLLSVVSRLNRLATQRVALPIPGAQARLLSTIEDLDVARISDLAAVDHCSQPTMTTQVRRLEDAGLTTRTPDPLDARAVLIRITDKGVETMARVRQDRAAALDPELDRLSAEDRRTLADAVEVLQRFLAEAGPTRPVR
- a CDS encoding CbiQ family ECF transporter T component; this translates as MHRLWAGTKLIVVFGISVLLTFYPGWATIGAVALLVFGAARIARIPRGALPSVPRWLWVLLLIGGGTAAMSGGDPAGLGGLLYFLRITALSIVLLGLGAMVSWTTNVAEIAPAVATLGRPLRLLRIPVDEWAVALALALRAFPMLVDEFRVLYAARRLRPRFRPRTRRQRRRHWAREAVDLMTAAITVTLRRADEMGDAITARGGIGQISASPSRPGLSDLVALAVVVVMCGAAVAVELTVLTTP
- a CDS encoding EAL domain-containing protein, translating into MATTPSTAAAVSERVLQTLVEQLNVDAGFLRHNDHEIRASKLVAEWPPRLDTPEPDPLAVVSFTTADPVFTTCAHGKRVAVIRPEADESGYVRQMSMDHAIESLSVATAPLISGPVTIGMLGLVKFRRPKWRPEELNTIEAIASLFAQLQARVAAEERLRYLADHDDLTGLHNRRALVAHLSERLVAGNPGPVGVFYIDLDRLKPINDYLGHAAGDWFIQDFARRLRAYAGNRTMAARIGGDEFVVIPDWPMSMASAETFADRLQGALRERVEIQGHTVNSTVSVGVTVGLPGEDTSAGLLHRADEAVLAAKRGGGNQTVSSTDDMSLKSLFRKDIELHMQGKIDDESLLLYYQPEVDLWSGAIVAVEALVRWRHPTRGLLLPSSFISIAESANLADDLGRWVMRTACAEFSQWQTNGVRTNATLRVNVSPVQLAARGFVQNVVETINEFGLRPGSLCLEITERAVVQNIENTRRTLAELREAGVQIAIDDFGTGYAVLSHLKDLPVDTLKIDTVFVRELGVNPGDLAIVRAIIALAEAFGLQVVAEGVETSAAALTLMRHGCHRAQGFLFSRPVPGPAAEAMLASRWMAMPFLADSQALVI
- a CDS encoding energy-coupling factor ABC transporter ATP-binding protein, whose protein sequence is MQSFEIAQAAVMAALCAATAIIAVVVPFAAGLALLGTVPMGLLAYRYRIRVLIAATVAAATIAFLIAGMGGFMTVVNSAYIGGLTGVIKRHRRGLPTVVAASAVAGAVFGTAMVLALTVLSRLRHLIFDAITANVHGVAAAVARIPLPEFQRAAQDLNGFLGALLHYWQWLILAQMTIGVMIVSLLGWWALSRVLHRLRGVPDVHKLDLLAESGPVAPVPVRLDQVRFRYPQSDHDALGPVSLEVVAGEHVAITGANGSGKTTLMLLLAGRAPTAGTVERPGAVGLGAPGGTAVVMQHPESQVLGTRVADDVVWGLPPGTSTDVERLLGEVGLAGFAERDTGSLSGGELQRLAVAAALAREPALLIADEVTSMVDPQGREALLGLLSKLAGRSDRRCTSLVHITHYNDEAGSADRTIDLSGSRDNTAMVETAEVPAASGGGAPGHERTPVLELSGVGHEYASGTPWAKTALRDISFSVDEGDGLLIHGGNGSGKSTLAWIMAGLTTPTTGRCLLGGRPADQQVGAVALSFQAARLQLMRSYVGREVASAAGFSPRDHAKVSAALAAVGLDAALAGRRIDQLSGGQMRRLVLAGLLARSPRALILDEPLAGLDAASREGLLRLLEDLRRESGLTVVVISHDFAGLGDLCPRTLHLHNGVLVPAPAGAA
- a CDS encoding extracellular solute-binding protein, with protein sequence MSRPRFSTVFAAAVVTLAALLGAAAMLLDGASNRSAAGTTVVTVRLWDEQVANAYRQSLAAFHRTHPEIEVRVNVVAYRTYFDTLRTDVAGGGADDIFWLSNAYLAGYADSGRLMKIDAAGSNWEPSVVTQFTRDGTLWGVPQLTDAGIAVYYNANLLAAAGIAPAQLEQLRWDPQGARDTLRPLLARLTRDSAGRTANSPGFDQRRIRQWGYNAANDPQGIYLNYIGSAGGVFQRGDDFAFDNPAAIGAFGYLVRLINDDHVAPPASETNTNGDFSRNQFLAGKMALFQSGTYNLAAVAEQAAFSWGVAMLPAGPVGRVSVTNGIAAVGNAASPRPAAVRKVLAWLGSRDGNAYLGRHGAAIPAVLSAQRVYFDYWAQRGVDVTPFFTVLNGPRIPAPGGGAGFAAGNQAIKPYFDEMFLGRSDVDTALRQAQDAANAAARR